The following proteins are co-located in the Bradyrhizobium barranii subsp. barranii genome:
- a CDS encoding abortive infection family protein — MGKYVKALDQGHQLTDMSKQIIKNAIGVFEKFNFVRNNNSLAHDNVLPNHPEARFIFDSVTAVLRFIKSIEAARFGS, encoded by the coding sequence GTGGGCAAATACGTCAAAGCCCTGGACCAAGGGCATCAGCTCACCGACATGAGTAAGCAGATCATCAAGAACGCGATCGGTGTCTTCGAGAAGTTCAACTTCGTCCGCAACAACAATTCCCTGGCCCACGACAATGTGCTGCCAAACCATCCGGAAGCCCGGTTCATTTTCGATTCTGTGACCGCGGTTTTGCGGTTTATCAAGAGTATTGAAGCGGCGCGTTTCGGGAGCTGA
- a CDS encoding IS256 family transposase codes for MTETTNVLAFRQPSAVDDPLTDIVRAGARDLLARAIEIEVGAFLASTANLTLPDGRARLVRHGHGPVREIATGIGPVEVARPKVRDRGASGPGDRLRFSSAILPLWARRTKSLDALIPVLYLRGISTGDFQEALSALLGKDAPNLSPSVIAGLKADWQVEYERWQRRDLSARRYVYIWADGVYLQARMEDHSECMLVLIGTTPEGKKELIGFQVGVRESAQSWRELLIDLRQRGLRIAPQLAIGDGALGFWKALDEAFPGTRHQRCWCHKVSNVLDKVAKSVQGPMKNDLRNIYLAPHRAEAETAIDVFVEKYHVKYGRAVECLIKDRHALLAFFDFPAEHWIHLRSSNPIESVFATVRHRTVRTKGSLSQQTAKLMVFKLIDAASKTWRRLKSTNQLPKVIAGVKFIDGIEVIPNTESHAA; via the coding sequence ATGACCGAGACTACCAATGTTCTTGCTTTCCGTCAGCCGTCCGCGGTTGATGATCCACTGACCGATATCGTTCGTGCCGGCGCGCGGGACCTGCTTGCCAGGGCGATCGAGATCGAGGTTGGCGCGTTTCTGGCCAGCACGGCCAATCTGACGCTGCCCGACGGTCGAGCGCGCCTGGTCCGACATGGGCACGGTCCGGTGCGCGAGATTGCGACCGGCATCGGTCCGGTGGAGGTCGCTCGTCCCAAGGTCCGCGACCGCGGAGCGAGCGGGCCAGGCGACCGCCTCCGCTTCAGTTCGGCAATCCTGCCGCTATGGGCGCGGCGGACGAAGAGCCTGGATGCCTTGATCCCGGTCCTCTATTTGCGCGGCATCTCGACCGGCGACTTCCAGGAGGCGCTCTCGGCGCTGCTCGGCAAGGATGCGCCGAACCTGTCGCCTTCGGTGATCGCCGGCCTGAAGGCCGATTGGCAGGTCGAGTACGAACGCTGGCAGAGACGCGATCTGTCGGCGCGTCGCTATGTCTACATCTGGGCCGATGGCGTGTACCTGCAGGCCCGCATGGAAGATCACAGCGAATGCATGCTGGTGCTGATTGGCACCACGCCGGAAGGCAAGAAGGAGCTGATCGGCTTCCAGGTCGGCGTGCGCGAGAGCGCGCAGAGCTGGCGCGAACTCCTGATCGACCTGCGGCAACGCGGGTTACGGATTGCCCCGCAACTCGCCATCGGCGACGGCGCCCTCGGCTTCTGGAAGGCACTGGACGAGGCCTTTCCCGGCACGCGGCACCAACGATGCTGGTGCCATAAAGTGAGCAACGTACTCGACAAGGTCGCCAAATCCGTGCAGGGCCCCATGAAGAACGACCTGCGGAACATCTATCTGGCCCCACACCGGGCCGAAGCTGAAACCGCGATCGACGTCTTCGTCGAGAAATACCACGTCAAATACGGACGTGCGGTGGAGTGCCTGATCAAGGATCGCCATGCGCTGCTCGCCTTCTTCGACTTCCCTGCTGAGCACTGGATCCACCTACGCAGCTCGAACCCGATCGAGAGCGTCTTCGCCACGGTGCGCCACCGAACGGTGCGGACCAAGGGATCGCTGTCGCAACAAACTGCGAAGCTGATGGTGTTCAAGCTCATCGACGCCGCATCGAAGACCTGGCGGCGATTGAAGAGCACGAACCAGTTGCCGAAAGTCATCGCCGGTGTAAAGTTCATCGACGGAATCGAAGTCATTCCGAACACTGAAAGCCACGCCGCCTGA
- a CDS encoding IS5 family transposase (programmed frameshift), whose translation MRAGLFWLNDRQWARIEPHLPRGLTGPDRDDDRRIVSGIIHMLQSGARWRDCPREYGPYTTIYNRFNRWAKRGRWCAIFEALAKPGEDGVVLSLDSTSIKAHRCASGGKGGSTNQAIGRSRGGRTTKIHALSDRPVVLHLTPGQDADIAAAPDVLALAPPMSVLLADKGYDGDKLRGAIIRRGAKPVIPNKSNRVVIHRFNKRAYKGRNVIERCFCRLKDFRRIATRYDKLARNFLAAVHLAALVAYWLN comes from the exons ATGCGCGCTGGTTTGTTTTGGCTGAACGACAGGCAATGGGCGCGTATCGAACCGCATCTGCCGAGGGGACTGACGGGGCCGGATCGGGACGACGACCGACGCATCGTCAGCGGCATCATTCACATGCTGCAATCGGGTGCACGATGGCGTGATTGTCCACGTGAATACGGCCCTTACACGACGATCTACAATCGCTTCAATCGCTGGGCCAAGCGAGGACGATGGTGCGCAATCTTCGAAGCGCTGGCCAAGCCTGGCGAAGACGGCGTCGTACTGTCGCTCGACTCGACCTCGATTAAAGCTCACCGGTGTGCCTCCGGCGGAAAAGGGGGGAGCACAA ATCAAGCAATCGGCCGCTCGCGCGGAGGCCGCACGACAAAAATCCATGCGCTGAGCGATCGGCCGGTCGTCCTGCATCTGACTCCAGGCCAGGATGCCGATATCGCTGCGGCTCCCGATGTCCTGGCGCTCGCGCCACCCATGAGCGTGCTCCTCGCCGACAAAGGGTATGATGGCGACAAGCTTCGCGGCGCAATCATTCGTCGTGGCGCCAAGCCCGTAATCCCCAATAAATCTAACCGTGTCGTCATCCATCGCTTCAACAAACGCGCCTACAAAGGACGAAATGTCATCGAACGCTGCTTTTGCAGGCTCAAGGACTTCCGGCGCATCGCCACGCGATATGACAAGCTCGCCCGTAATTTTTTGGCCGCTGTTCATCTCGCCGCTCTCGTCGCATATTGGCTCAATTGA